In Flavobacterium sp. 83, the genomic window TTCACCTATTGCCATCATAAAAGTTTGGTCGCGATAGTATCCTGAACGGAAATCTCCATTCTTGAATGCTTTTGCCATGGCTAACTGAGGCACTTCTTTTCCATCTCCAAATATTCCAAATTTAGCCTTTCCTGTTAATACTTCTTTGCGACCTAACAGGCTGCATTCCCTGCTTATAGAAGCTATTTTGTAGTCACTTAATACTTCAATTTTGAAATCTTCAAATGTCAGGGTAGTATTATTTTTTTCTTTTATCATAATTGAAAAGTATAACTTTGTGCTGCAAATTTAATTAAAAAGTAGCTATTTTCATAATTCATTAAAAAAAATATAATTTGATTATTAGTTGTAAATTTCTAATTAGCATATGTATTTTTTAATTATTTGCATACGGAAACCTTTTTTTTTATTAATAACACAATGAATGGTGGTTTTTGTCCATAATTAAAACCATTTTCGATTAAAAAGATTGATTAATGTTTTTGGAGAGAAAGTAACCACAAATCTAATTTTTTCATTATAATTTTTTTGTCCAATTTCCCATCCGTTGTTGGAATAAATTGGAAAATACAATTCGAAATAGTCAGTTACCAGATTCAGACGAATTCCACTATCATAAACGAATCTCGCATCTTGTGTTCTATTTTTAATAAGACCAATGTCGCTGTATACTTCCATCCAATTCCAAATATTGAAACTTCCGTTCAAAGTAGTAATCCATTGATTAGCAAAAGGAGTGTTTAGTTTTGATTTAAAACCACCTTCAGCTAATATAAATTGTTGGCTGAAAAAACCACTGTTTTCAGATCGTCCGTAATAATTATAATCAAATAGATAATCCGTAGGCCGGTCTAATGCAAAACTAAAAAAGTCTGAAGCAGTTCTATTGTAAAGAAAACTGCCAGCATAGAGGCGTAAATTTATTTGAAAATTGTTTTCAAATAATTTACGGTATTCAAATTCAGTGGCTACTTTTCCAAATTTACCAGATAGTTGTAGATCTGAAGTAAAGTTAAAATGATTGGTAACTTCAGTTCTTGTGTTGATGTATTTTGCATCAAAAACCGAGTAATTCTCAGTGGAATTATCAATCACTAAAGCACTTTTCTCTCTATTTACTAGTACTTGGCGGAACATTATAAGCTGTTTTCTATTGTCTCTTAAGTTTTCTTCTCTAATTCGTAATTGTACCGATGGATTTATTTTCAGGTAGGCTGCATCTGGAGCATAATGGAAATAAGAGCCCGAAACCGAATATCTTACGTTATAAAGCGTACTGTTTCTATAGTTTTGATTAACAGAAAAAGCTGCAGAACCTGTCAAATTATTTGTTTTTGAAGAGTAAGCCGGATTGATGTCGAATATAAAAGGCTTATCTAAAATTGTTTTGTTATGCAATCGCAATCCCGGTGAAAAACCATCATATAAGTTATAGGTTAATGTTGGGACATATAAAATCTGATTGTAATATGGATCTTCTAAATCCTTCATAAAATTAAATTTTATAGGTCGGTTGGTTGGATAAAAACCTTTCAAGGACTTCCAATTATTTCTTAAATTGTACTCAGGAACTTCATTATTATAATTTAAAACGATTTTATCCGCATTTTTTCTTTCAATGGTAAAAGTGCTGTCCGTTTCATTGGCATCAAGCCATTTTTTAAAAACAATTTCTCCTTTTTTTACGCCATAAACAGGAACAGGAACCGAAACATTGGTTTTGTTTTTTACTGAAAAAGTAATACTGTCTTTCGTTTTTGAGACATCAGTAAATTTATAATCTATGATTTCACGAGAACCAATTATGGTTTTAAAAAACCAGTTAATATCTTTATCAGCATTGGATTGTAATATCCTTTCAAAATCAGTTCTCGAAACTTGTTTTTCCTTATTTTCAATATAGAATTGACGAATACTATTGTTTACTTCATCATGTTCCAGATAATCGTCCAGATATCTAAAACTCAATCCGGCACGGTATTTACTGGCAATTTGTTCATTGAATTTTATCAAACTGTTTTTTGGATTACCTAACGGCTGGTCTAAGTTTTTTCGAGCCATAAGCATATAAAAATAGCTGTATTGCTCATTAAAACTTAAGTTGGTTAAGTTGTAGCTTTTTAATAATCGGAGTTTAGAAACACTCCCAAACATCTTGGCGTCTGGATGATTTTCATCAATATATTTCATCATCGCATAAACCTGAATTCCATCGTAAATCCAGTTATCTTTTCTTGAATCTAAACGCAAACTAGTCTTTAAATAGGCGTTTAAATAGGTTTTCAAAAATTTAATTTCAAATATAAATTCATCAGTAAACGGACTTAAAAAAGAAGGTAATTGATTCAGTCCATAAAAAGGGTTTCTCTCATAATCAGTTTGAGAAACGATTATTTTTTCATGAGGATATACTCCAATGAGGGTACTCACATAATCCATGACTCTATTTATAACTATTGCTTTTTCAATAGTGCTAATTTTATTTTCTTTGAGATTTGTGAGTACTTCATTTGTGTTATTTTTATAACTGATAAAACTGGATTTTGGTTCCGCAAAAAGACTAAAATCCGTTCGGTTACTACCTTGTAATTTATAGTTTGTAAAATTGCCTAATTTATTAGGACCAGTACTATTTAAATCTGTTGTGATTTCAATTGTTTCAGGTGTTTTTAATTCAATGTCAAAATCACAAACAGCATTTGCAATATCATCTAAATTGTTGTTGCTGTTTCTAATAAAAGTATGGTTATCATAACGGGCGGGAGTAAGGAACCAGTTTTTAAGATTCATTTCGCCTTTATCATTATAGCCGTATTTAGTGAATTTATCACTTGGTATTTTTGTAATATAAGTGAGATGTAA contains:
- a CDS encoding aminopeptidase N, producing the protein MIVELNTENKTLTIQQEITFFNQSNDTLTSIVLNDWNNAYSDKNTPLAKRFSDEFYRGFHLAKEEERGSTNNLTIIDANQLFASCKRTQKNPDYIEVQLREKLLPNQKTTLHLTYITKIPSDKFTKYGYNDKGEMNLKNWFLTPARYDNHTFIRNSNNNLDDIANAVCDFDIELKTPETIEITTDLNSTGPNKLGNFTNYKLQGSNRTDFSLFAEPKSSFISYKNNTNEVLTNLKENKISTIEKAIVINRVMDYVSTLIGVYPHEKIIVSQTDYERNPFYGLNQLPSFLSPFTDEFIFEIKFLKTYLNAYLKTSLRLDSRKDNWIYDGIQVYAMMKYIDENHPDAKMFGSVSKLRLLKSYNLTNLSFNEQYSYFYMLMARKNLDQPLGNPKNSLIKFNEQIASKYRAGLSFRYLDDYLEHDEVNNSIRQFYIENKEKQVSRTDFERILQSNADKDINWFFKTIIGSREIIDYKFTDVSKTKDSITFSVKNKTNVSVPVPVYGVKKGEIVFKKWLDANETDSTFTIERKNADKIVLNYNNEVPEYNLRNNWKSLKGFYPTNRPIKFNFMKDLEDPYYNQILYVPTLTYNLYDGFSPGLRLHNKTILDKPFIFDINPAYSSKTNNLTGSAAFSVNQNYRNSTLYNVRYSVSGSYFHYAPDAAYLKINPSVQLRIREENLRDNRKQLIMFRQVLVNREKSALVIDNSTENYSVFDAKYINTRTEVTNHFNFTSDLQLSGKFGKVATEFEYRKLFENNFQINLRLYAGSFLYNRTASDFFSFALDRPTDYLFDYNYYGRSENSGFFSQQFILAEGGFKSKLNTPFANQWITTLNGSFNIWNWMEVYSDIGLIKNRTQDARFVYDSGIRLNLVTDYFELYFPIYSNNGWEIGQKNYNEKIRFVVTFSPKTLINLFNRKWF